Below is a window of Tolypothrix bouteillei VB521301 DNA.
AGCACTGATAGGTGAGTTAGGCCCAAAGGTAAGTGTTGCACCAGCTGCATTGTCAGTCGTTCGGTAAATGGGGCTGAACCTTCCATAACGGGAGAGAGAACCACGACCACTGCTTTCAAAAGAAGGGTTGAAGACGTAAATGCTATCGTTGATCTCAGTTTGAGCGGCAAGTGTCACACGCAGCCCAGTACCTAAGTTAAATTGATAGTACAGATCGTTAAGCTCAACATCGTTGTTTTCATTCCCATCAAACCCCAAACGAGTCATGTTTGTACCCGTTGTCCCTGTAGAATACTGGGTAATATTCCGAGCTTGTAACCGCACTCTTAAACGGTCATTTCCAAAAAAGCTAGCGTCAAAGTTCAAACGAACTCGGTCAGCAAAGACAGTGTTATCTGCCACATCTCTATCTAAATTTCCAAAATTACCCGCACCATAAGAGTTGAGCAATGCTTGAGCTTGTGCGGTATTAAAACCCGTTAAACTAGCTATGCGGTTCACAACTTGGGTTTGGTTTGCCAAGTTAACACCATTAAAGTCATCGCGATCGAGTCCGTAAGGAAATGCTCTATCATCTCCGAAAGCCTCAGCTACATTAAAAATCACTTCTCCAGTCAGTTTAGTCGTGGTAGAAAACTGGTTTGCTTCTAGTTCGGCTGTGCGGGCTTCCACAGCATCAACACGACCGCGCAAAGTAGACAATTCCGCCGCAAATTCTTCTTGTAAGCGCTGTAAAGTTGCTAAATCTTCCCTTTTAACCAAATCAGCCGTTGCTGTGGCAATCAGTTCGTTCACCCTATCCAAACAAGCATTTAAACCTGCTGCAAATTCATAACGCGTCAAAGCGCGGTTTCCGCGATACGTCCCATTAGGGTAACCAGCAATACAACCATACCGTTCTACTAGAGATTGTAATGCTTGAAAAGCCCAGTCTGTAGGCTGTACGTCAGAAAATTGAGATACTGATGTAACTTGGCTTAGGCTTTCCGACTCTTGAGACAATTGCTCAACAGATACTACCGATTCTTTGATTTCACCAGCCAAGGTGCGATCGGCAGCACAAAATAGAGCGACAAATAGCACCGTAGTGACTTTAAGAAGTTTACAAAGTTGTTTTGTCATCATTATTAATCTCACTCACACCTAATTTTCTTTTGTCTGCTAGCGCCTCTACACCCCATTGTCAGTAGCATTTTATGGCACTTTAAATCAGCCCATATCAATTGATATAGGTTCTCTCATTAAGCTCTTTATTTAGCCTGTTAAGGTAGGCTTCCCTTGGATAGCCCACACTTCCCGTGTAAGGTCTGGTATGACGCTAAAACCCTGTTTTACTGAGATTTCGCTTCGGACTTTAAGTAAAAAATAGCTATATTTATACAGCGGCAATGCAATTTTTAATAGCAACCACGCGATCGCTTAGTACACCCAATATGATTATCATTTTTTTTTGAGAATATCATCGTAAAAAAATGATTAATCGCAAAAGTTTTTTACGAGTATCTCGCACCATTCAAATTATCAAAGAAATTCTCAAAAGGCAAGTTTCTCCGCGTACATACTGAAAACTTTCAGCAGCGATCGATGAATCTTCATACTTACAATGTAGGAAATTAGAAAAATGAATCGATTTCTGTTTTTCCAAAATAATCTGGAGGGGCTTCTACGTGGTATTTAGATGCGTAGCGGGAATTAGTATCACCGCTCGTCGGTCACTGATTAGCGATCGCTGACTTTCAGAAACCATAGGAAACCCGATCGCGTCAAAATAAAGAAAAATATTATAGTGGACTCTATCGCTTGAAAACACGCTCTCATTACTGGCATCTCCTACCATATATCCGACCCCAATGGCAAACAATCCTTAAAGGATTTGTTGGCATTATAGGATATGTACTGGCAACCCTAGCACTGATCTCGCTTGTCAAGGAATTGTCAAATGCCTTTGGCAAAGGTAATGCGATCGCAATTGCCGAAATTCTGGGTATTTTAGGTGGCGTGTTTCTTGTGAGGGGCTTTTTTCAGTCCGTACAAGATATCTACATGGCAAAAGCTGCTCTGAGAGTTGCTTTTCACGTCCGCAAGCAGGTTTACACCCATCTCCAAAAATTAAATTTCAGCTATTTTGAAACAGCAAAAGCAGGCGATCTATCTTACCGACTTACCGAAGATATAGATCGGGTGGGAGAAGTCGTACACAAACTTTTTCACGATTTTATTCCCTGCTC
It encodes the following:
- a CDS encoding iron uptake porin encodes the protein MTKQLCKLLKVTTVLFVALFCAADRTLAGEIKESVVSVEQLSQESESLSQVTSVSQFSDVQPTDWAFQALQSLVERYGCIAGYPNGTYRGNRALTRYEFAAGLNACLDRVNELIATATADLVKREDLATLQRLQEEFAAELSTLRGRVDAVEARTAELEANQFSTTTKLTGEVIFNVAEAFGDDRAFPYGLDRDDFNGVNLANQTQVVNRIASLTGFNTAQAQALLNSYGAGNFGNLDRDVADNTVFADRVRLNFDASFFGNDRLRVRLQARNITQYSTGTTGTNMTRLGFDGNENNDVELNDLYYQFNLGTGLRVTLAAQTEINDSIYVFNPSFESSGRGSLSRYGRFSPIYRTTDNAAGATLTFGPNSPISASVGFLAPQASDPSLGLGLFNGSYAALGQIAFRPSKAFNVGLTYVRSYFNNEGGVNLLGSTGSFNASRPFGNFATTANNYGLEASFRPSSKLDISGWVGYTNAEAQAGPFEGAEADIFYWAGAIALKDLGKEGNVLGIVFGQPPKVTHSDVIEDPNTSYHLEALYRLRVNDNLSITPGVLVIFNPEHNNDNNTIYIGTIRTTFSF